The genomic DNA GCGCGGCGGTGGGGCGCAAGGCGGTGGATCACCTCATCCACGGCGATGACGTGGCGAGCACGTTGATGCGCCTGGTGCGTGGCGAATCCCTGGCCGTGGGGCGCTGAGCCGCGGTGCCGCCCTCGCCTCCGTCCCGCTTCAACCCGTTCCACGCGCTCGTGGCGCGGCGCTCGGGCATGGCCTTGAGCGATCTGCAGTGCCGCCGGCTCGACGAGAAGCTGGCGGCGCGGCCGGGTGGGGCGAGCGCGCAGCGGTTGCTGCACCTGCAGTCACCCCAGGGCAGCGCGGAGCTGGCCGAGCTCATCGACGTCATCACCGTGCAGAAGACGGAGCTGTTCCGCGACGAGTCCCAGCTGGAGGCGCTGCGCACGCACGTGCTGGCGCCGCTGGTGGCCCGGGTGCGCCGGCCCTTGCGGTTGTGGAGCGCCGGCTGCGCCACCGGTGAGGAGGTGGCCACGCTGCTCGTGCTGCTCGCCGAGGTGGGGGCGGATCCCTCCAGCACGGTGCTGGGCACGGACATCTCGGAGACGGCCATCCAGCGCGCCCGGGAGCTGTGCTTCAGCGCGGAGCAGATGCAGCGGGTGCCCGTGAGCGCGCGCGATCGCTGGTTCGTTCCCGTGGGCGCTGGCCGCTACTCCCTGGTGGCGTCCCTCAAGGAGCGCGGCAGCTTCCTGTGCCACAACCTCATGGACACGGCCTACCCCTCGCCCGTGGAGCGTCAGGGCTTCGACGTCATCGTCTGCCGCAATGTCCTCATCTATTTCAGTCCCGAGGCCTTCACGCGGGTGGTGTCCGCCTTCTGTGAGCGGCTCGCCTCCGATGGCCTGTTGGTCCTCTCCTCCACCGAGCCCCTGCTGAACACCCCTCCGGGGCTGCGCACCCTGCGCTTCGATGAGGCCTTCTTCTATGGCCGGGCTCCTCCGCAGCCCGCCGCTCCTCCTGCCGCGCCCTCGAGTTCGGGACGTTTTCCCTCGGTCGCATCGGGCTCGGGACGTTTCTACTCCGTGAGTACCCCGGTGTGTCCTCCTCCTCCTCCGGAGTCACTCGCCCCTTCTCCCTCGCGACCGGGAGGCGGTGCGCTGGCGCATGTGGAGGCGGACGCGCTCTTCAGCCTGGTGCTGGAATGGGCCGCCTCGGGCGGTCAGGCGACTCCCCAGACCGAGGAGACGCTGCGGCGCTGTCTCCGGTTGGACCCGGATCTCGCCGCGGCCCGCTACCTGCTGGCCATGGTGTGCGAGCAGCGCAACGCCCTGGGCGAGGCCACCGGGGAGTACCGGCGCGCCTTGCGTTCCCTGGAGGAGGGCCGGGCGCGCGCCACGCCCTTCTTCCTCAACAACGCCCGGCTCCAGGTGGCGTGCGCCCGGGCGATCGAGCGCATGGAGCGCTCCGGCTCCGCTTCCTCTCGTTGAAGGGCGGGCATAGGATGCGCCCCCTATGAGAAGGCTCGCCCTGATCGCCCTGCCGCTCGCCATCTCTGGCTGCTTCTACCCCGCGAGTCGCGGACGGACGCTGGAGTCCCGGCTCGAGCGGATCGACACCACCCAGGCCCAGCTCCAGGAGGAGATCAAGCGCACGCGCGAGCAGCTCGACGCCACGCTGCCGCGCATCGACGAGAAGATCGCCGAGGTCTCCAAGGCCCTGCAGAGCCTGGACACCGCGTCGCGCCGCTCCGGCGCGGACATCGGCATCCAGTTGCAGAAGACGGTGGAGGACCTGGCCCAGCTGCGCGGCCAGGTGGAAACGTACCTCCACAAGATTGGAGAGCTGGAGTCGGCGCTCGCCCGCGCCAGCGAGGACACCGACAAGCGGCTGCTGGCGCTCAAGGGCGAGGAAGCCCTCAAGGAGGCCGAGGCCCGCAAGAAGGCCGAGGAGCTCAAGCGCCCCACGGACAAGAAGGAGTTCCTCGCGCTGGCCCAGTCCAAGGCCAAGGCGGGGGACATGACCGTGGCCCGGCAGCTCTACAACGAGTTCATCAAGAAGTGGCCCAAGGACGCCCTCGTCGCCGACGCCCACTTCGGGCTCGGGGAGAGCTACTTCACCGAGGACAAGTGCCGCGAGGCGCTCTTCGAGTACGGCAAGCTCCTACAGGAGTACCCCAAGGCGGAGGCCACGCCGGGTGCCTACTTGCGCTCCTCGGAGTGTTTCAAGAAGCTGAAGATGCAGGAGGAGTCGCGGCTGGCGCTCGAGGAGCTCGTCAAGGGCTACCCGAAGTCCGAGGCGGCCAAGACGGCCAAGAGCCGGCTCGCGGAGCTGGACAAGGCGAAGAAGGGGAAGAAATGAGACTGCGTCCATGGCTGCTCGCGCTGCTGGCACTCGTGCTCACGCCCTGGGTGGCGAGCGCGGCGCCCAAGCAGGTGGTGCTGCTCTTCACCGGAGACAATGGGGGCGAAATCGCCCCCTGTGGTTGACGCCACAACCCGTCTGGCGGTCTGGCCAGACGAAAGACGGTCTTGTCGCGGGAGCGCGCGAAGGGGCCGGTGCTGGTGCTGGACGCGGGAAACGCTCTGTTCAAGAACGCCACTCCGGGGACGGATCCCCAGGAGAAGGCGCGTGCCCTTCTCTTGCTCGAACAGATGGAGGCCCTGGGGACCTCGGCCATGGCCGTGGGCGAGAGGGATTTGTCCCTGGGGACGGACTTCCTCCTTCAAGCCCACAAGCAAGCCCCCAAGGGTGGGAAGATGAAGCTCCTGTCCGCCAACCTCGTGGACGCCTCGGGCGCGCGGCTCTTCGACGCGTCCACCGTGGTGTCCGTGGGCGGGGTGAAGTTCGGCCTCGTGGGCGTGTCCCCCGAGGGCCCGGTCTTCCGGCAGCCGGGGGTGGTGGGCCGGCCTCCCGTCCCGGCCGCCCTCGCCGAGGCGCGCCGCCTGCGCGAGAAGGAGAAGGTGGACGTGGTGGTGGTGCTCGCCGCCATTCCGGCCGTGGAGGCCTCCAAGCTGTCCCTCCAGGGGGGCCAGGCCATGGAGTTCATCCTTCAATCCCATGACCGCCGCGCCTCCACCCTGGCGCAGCGCGACGACTACGCCTTCGTCATGTCCGCGGGCGAGCGGGGCCGGCAGGTGGCCCAGGTGGTGCTCTCCGTGGCGGGCCACAAGGGTCCCTTCTCGGACCTGTCCGCGGTGGAACGCGCCCAGCAGAGCCTCAAGGTCATCGAGCAGAACCTCCAGCAGGCGAAGCAGAGCCTCGCCGCCGCCAAGGACGAGTCGGTCCGCGGCACCTGGAAGGAGACGATCGCCGGCCTGGAGGCGCGCAAGAAGGAGCTGGCGGCGTTCCAGGGCCCGAGCGGGAAGGGGAGCGAGCGCACGCTCCGCTTCTCGTATGTCGCCCTGGGGAGCGATGTCCCGGATGATCCCGAGCTCAAACAGCGCGTGGAGCGAATCGAGCCGCCGGGATCCGCATCTCATTAGACGGAACCAAGGCCCGGTCTCGGGTCTTGTGCCCAGGCCGGTGCGCCGTTATAAGCGTCGGCCTACCTCTAGAACGCCAGACCTCCTACCCTCGGGTGGGGGCAAGGCGCAGGGAGTTGAACATGAAGGCCGATCTGCACCCGGTGTACCCCCCCTCTCGCATCACCTGTGCGTGTGGCAACGTGGTCGAGACCAAGTCCACGCGCGGCTCGTTCGCCGTGGAAGTCTGCTCGAACTGCCACCCCTTCTTCACCGGCAAGTACAAGCTGCTCGACACCGCGGGCCGCGTGGACAAGTTCCGCAAGAAGTACGGCGCCAAGGCCGCCATCGGAGGGGGCGCTGCTCCCGCCGAGGGCGCCGCCGAGGCCCCCGCCGCTGCCCCCGCCAAGAAGGGCGGCAAGAAGGCCGAGGCCTAGTCCTCGCTTCTTGGCGTCTCGTCGTCTCCGCGAGCACGGTGCTGGATGCCTCCCACGAGGCCTCCCACCGTGCTCGTGGTGTTTCCGGGCCTTGTGCGCCGCCGTTGGCTGGCATCCTCCTTGCGGTGTCTTCATCCCACATTGGACGGGGTGTCCAATCGCGAGCGGTGAGGGTGCACGTGGGGATGCGGAGTGTGATGAGGTGGGGTGGGGGCGTGGTGGTGGGTGGGCTGGCCGCGGCGCTGCTGTGTGGAAACGAGTTCTCCGAGGATGTCCCCCGGCCGTCCGGTGCCGCGGGGTGGACCTTCCTCGGTCCCGAGCGGGGGGCTCCCCATGAAGTGCTGTCCGTGTCCGAGGACGCGGGCGGCAATCTCTGGGTGGCGGGAGGGGAAGAAGGCCTGTTCCTGCTGCGGCCCGGGGCGGCCACCTTCGAGCGCTTCACCCTGGCGGATGGCTTGCGCCCCTATGGCTACCTGCCAGACGGGAGCGATCCGGTGGGCCCGAAGTACCTCAAGGTCCTCTCCGTGGCGGGAGGCCCCTCGGGGACCGTGTTCGTGGGCTACGCCGGGCAGGGGGCCTGCGAGGACAACTACTACGCGTCCTCACGCGAGCGGAATCCCAACATCTACAAGAGCGGGGACGCGGACAAGGTCACGCTGACGAGCACGGGCATCCGGGTCGTCCACTACGACATCTCCTCGGGCCCGGGCGTGGTGAGCGATGAGGCGGGCGGCCGCGAGAAGATCTGCTCCGTGCTGCGCATCGTGTGGGATCCCCAGCATGGCAACCTGTGGTTCGGGGCCAACCACGCCTTCGCCTGGGGGGACCCCGACTTCCAGGGCAGCCCCACCTGCAACGGGCAGCGGCATTGCTCGGGAGTGGGGGAGCACACGCATCCGTACATCACCGCGAAGGACGCGACGGGGCACCAGTTCCGGCTCACGGACGCGTACTACGGCATCGCCGTGCGTCCCGATGGAGACGTCTGGTTTGGCGGTGCCAACCGCACCACGCGCTTTCGCTACATGACGGTGAAGACTCCCCGGGACTTCGAGGACGCCCGCAAGAAGTCGGAGACCCGCTCCGCCATGGCCAACCGCATCGACGTCTGGCCGGACCGGGTGGATGAGGTGGGCATTCCGGGCCCCCTGGATCGGGTGGACGACAACGTGTCGGGCCTGGCGCTGATGCCAGATGGCTCGGTGTGGGTGGGCTCCTTCGCGTGGGGCCTGGCGCGGATGGATGCCTCGGGCGTGGTGAGGCAGTACGCCCTGGGTTCCTCTCCCTGGCGATACGTCTCCGCGCTGGCGCGTGACCCCAGCGATGACAGTCTCTGGGTGGGTCACCGCTGGGGCGGAGGGATCACCCGGCTCAAGGGCGAGCGGGTGATCAGCCTGGCCCCGGAGCTGGGCGCCATCGCTGGCTTGCCCGTCTGGGACATCCAGTCCGCGGGCACTGGGAGTCAGCGGCGGCTGCTCGTGGCGTTCGGGCGGGATGAGTATGGCCATGACGGCGCCGTGGGCATCTATCAGGGTGAATAGTCTTCTGGAGGACGGCCTCCCGCGTGGAGCCGGTTGACGCTCAGAGACCGAGTTCGCTCAACCCCGGATGACCCTCCGGCCTTGGTCCGAGCGGCCAGTGGAAGAGCCGTTCTCCTTCCTGGATGCGCACGTCATTGATGCTCGCTTCACGCCGCCGCA from Melittangium boletus DSM 14713 includes the following:
- a CDS encoding CheR family methyltransferase, which translates into the protein MPPSPPSRFNPFHALVARRSGMALSDLQCRRLDEKLAARPGGASAQRLLHLQSPQGSAELAELIDVITVQKTELFRDESQLEALRTHVLAPLVARVRRPLRLWSAGCATGEEVATLLVLLAEVGADPSSTVLGTDISETAIQRARELCFSAEQMQRVPVSARDRWFVPVGAGRYSLVASLKERGSFLCHNLMDTAYPSPVERQGFDVIVCRNVLIYFSPEAFTRVVSAFCERLASDGLLVLSSTEPLLNTPPGLRTLRFDEAFFYGRAPPQPAAPPAAPSSSGRFPSVASGSGRFYSVSTPVCPPPPPESLAPSPSRPGGGALAHVEADALFSLVLEWAASGGQATPQTEETLRRCLRLDPDLAAARYLLAMVCEQRNALGEATGEYRRALRSLEEGRARATPFFLNNARLQVACARAIERMERSGSASSR
- a CDS encoding tetratricopeptide repeat protein, which produces MRRLALIALPLAISGCFYPASRGRTLESRLERIDTTQAQLQEEIKRTREQLDATLPRIDEKIAEVSKALQSLDTASRRSGADIGIQLQKTVEDLAQLRGQVETYLHKIGELESALARASEDTDKRLLALKGEEALKEAEARKKAEELKRPTDKKEFLALAQSKAKAGDMTVARQLYNEFIKKWPKDALVADAHFGLGESYFTEDKCREALFEYGKLLQEYPKAEATPGAYLRSSECFKKLKMQEESRLALEELVKGYPKSEAAKTAKSRLAELDKAKKGKK
- a CDS encoding 5'-nucleotidase; protein product: MSRERAKGPVLVLDAGNALFKNATPGTDPQEKARALLLLEQMEALGTSAMAVGERDLSLGTDFLLQAHKQAPKGGKMKLLSANLVDASGARLFDASTVVSVGGVKFGLVGVSPEGPVFRQPGVVGRPPVPAALAEARRLREKEKVDVVVVLAAIPAVEASKLSLQGGQAMEFILQSHDRRASTLAQRDDYAFVMSAGERGRQVAQVVLSVAGHKGPFSDLSAVERAQQSLKVIEQNLQQAKQSLAAAKDESVRGTWKETIAGLEARKKELAAFQGPSGKGSERTLRFSYVALGSDVPDDPELKQRVERIEPPGSASH